A genomic stretch from Shewanella sediminis HAW-EB3 includes:
- a CDS encoding class I SAM-dependent DNA methyltransferase, which yields MDKYSITVNTFNKLAQKYQDKYMDMALYDDTFDLFCQRLNDKDTPSLFEIGCGPGNISRFLLNLCPELTIHGTDLAPNMVELAKLNNPGATFEVMDCREIHTVDSKYDAIMCGFCLPYISKDDARKLIADASGLLRDEGIIYLSTMEGDYEASKFDVSSSGDRVFTYFHRAEHLTQCLNESGFEIIDVKRKTTSKPDGTDNTDLFIVAQL from the coding sequence TTGGATAAATACAGCATTACCGTCAATACATTTAATAAATTAGCCCAAAAGTATCAAGACAAATATATGGATATGGCGCTATATGACGACACCTTTGATCTTTTCTGTCAGCGACTGAATGATAAAGATACCCCCTCACTGTTCGAAATTGGTTGTGGACCGGGCAATATCAGTCGGTTCCTATTAAACCTGTGTCCCGAATTAACCATTCATGGCACCGATTTGGCGCCCAATATGGTTGAACTGGCAAAGTTGAATAATCCTGGCGCGACGTTTGAAGTGATGGACTGCAGAGAGATACACACGGTCGATAGCAAATACGATGCGATTATGTGTGGCTTTTGTTTACCTTACATTTCGAAAGATGATGCAAGAAAGCTAATAGCCGATGCCTCAGGTTTGTTGAGGGACGAAGGCATCATCTATCTCAGCACCATGGAGGGCGATTATGAAGCCTCTAAATTTGATGTGTCGAGTTCAGGAGATAGGGTCTTCACTTACTTCCATCGAGCCGAACACTTAACCCAGTGCTTGAACGAAAGTGGGTTTGAAATTATCGATGTGAAACGTAAAACCACCTCTAAGCCAGATGGAACTGACAACACAGATCTGTTTATCGTCGCACAACTCTAA